The Acanthochromis polyacanthus isolate Apoly-LR-REF ecotype Palm Island chromosome 17, KAUST_Apoly_ChrSc, whole genome shotgun sequence genome has a window encoding:
- the c17h5orf15 gene encoding keratinocyte-associated transmembrane protein 2 isoform X20, translating into MATCGNMGRSRRNICAFSVAIFVLMLSSGCLSAPVEEPQKDLGQASQGPNLTREPAKQSPAAAADPKATETEPKATETEPKATETEPKATETEPKATETEPKATETEPKATETEPEVTGTETKPEVTGTETKPEATETEPKESTTNPKDPTTAEVEAPKADQKTGTEVKSTSTHKGDSSITVFDSSAGKLPQNSDGDAKSDETDKNRDGTEATEEHASSATTRVSTVESTTASTKVQETTTPITEFTQADLDLLDADGKGQGPQISSEEDEDGEDDVDDESIDPEESDGLLYGNADPKDQTENGRRQQAGEMEAPRYKGVDSYNTEDEDSHFFFHLVILAFLVAIGYIAYHNKRKIFHLAHNRRWKDSLCSRNTVEYRRLDQNVNEAMPSLKMTRDYIF; encoded by the exons AGCCACAGAAAGATCTGGGACAAGCATCTCAGGGTCCTAATTTGACCAGAGAACCAGCTAAACAGAGCCCAGCAGCTGCAGCCGATCCCAAGGCCACGGAGACGGAGCCCAAGGCCACGGAGACGGAGCCCAAGGCCACGGAGACGGAGCCCAAGGCCACGGAGACGGAGCCCAAGGCCACGGAGACGGAGCCCAAGGCCACGGAGACGGAGCCCAAGGCCACGGAGACGGAGCCCGAGGTCACGGGGACGGAGACGAAGCCCGAGGTCACGGGGACGGAGACGAAGCCCGAG GCCACGGAGACAGAGCCCAAGGAGTCTACAACAAATCCTAAGGACCCCACAACAGCAGAAGTAGAAGCTCCTAAAGCGGACCAGAAAACAGGCACAGAAGTAAAATCAACTTCCACGCATAAAGGAGATTCTTCAATCACCGTGTTTGATTCCTCTGCAGGCAAACTGCCGCAAAATTCTGACGGTGATGCAAAATCAGATGAGACTGACAAAAATCGAGATGGCACTGAGGCAACAGAGGAACATGCTTCTTCTGCAACCACCCGGGTCTCCACTGTAGAATCTACCACTGCCTCTACTAAAGTCCAGGAAACAACAACCCCAATTACAGAATTCACACAGGCCGACTTAGATCTCCTAGACGCCGATGGCAAGGGACAAGGACCTCAGATCAGTAGCGAAGAAGACGAGGATGGTGAAGATGATGTTGATGACGAAAGCATAGATCCTGAGGAGTCTGACGGTTTATTATACGGAAATGCCGACCCCAAAGACCAAACGGAGAACGGGCGGCGGCAGCAGGCTGGGGAGATGGAGGCGCCCCGATATAAGGGAGTGGACAGCTACAACACAGAGGACGAGGACTCCCACTTCTTCTTTCACCTGGtcatcctggccttcctggtGGCCATCGGCTACATCGCCTACCACAACAAGAGGAAG atcttcCATCTCGCACATAACCGACGCTGGAAGGACAGTTTATGTTCCCGCAACACCGTGGAGTATCGCCGCCTGGACCAGAACGTCAACGAGGCCATGCCGTCCCTCAAGATGACCCGAGACTACATTTTTTGA
- the c17h5orf15 gene encoding keratinocyte-associated transmembrane protein 2 isoform X16 — protein sequence MATCGNMGRSRRNICAFSVAIFVLMLSSGCLSAPVEEPQKDLGQASQGPNLTREPAKQSPAAAADPKATETEPKATETEPKATETEPKATETEPKATETEPKATETEPKATETEPEVTGTETKPEVTGTETKPEVTGTETKPEVTETEPKESTTNPKDPTTAEVEAPKADQKTGTEVKSTSTHKGDSSITVFDSSAGKLPQNSDGDAKSDETDKNRDGTEATEEHASSATTRVSTVESTTASTKVQETTTPITEFTQADLDLLDADGKGQGPQISSEEDEDGEDDVDDESIDPEESDGLLYGNADPKDQTENGRRQQAGEMEAPRYKGVDSYNTEDEDSHFFFHLVILAFLVAIGYIAYHNKRKIFHLAHNRRWKDSLCSRNTVEYRRLDQNVNEAMPSLKMTRDYIF from the exons AGCCACAGAAAGATCTGGGACAAGCATCTCAGGGTCCTAATTTGACCAGAGAACCAGCTAAACAGAGCCCAGCAGCTGCAGCCGATCCCAAGGCCACGGAGACGGAGCCCAAGGCCACGGAGACGGAGCCCAAGGCCACGGAGACGGAGCCCAAGGCCACGGAGACGGAGCCCAAGGCCACGGAGACGGAGCCCAAGGCCACGGAGACGGAGCCCAAGGCCACGGAGACGGAGCCCGAGGTCACGGGGACGGAGACGAAGCCCGAGGTCACGGGGACGGAGACGAAGCCCGAGGTCACGGGGACGGAGACGAAGCCCGAGGTCACGGAGACGGAGCCCAAG GAGTCTACAACAAATCCTAAGGACCCCACAACAGCAGAAGTAGAAGCTCCTAAAGCGGACCAGAAAACAGGCACAGAAGTAAAATCAACTTCCACGCATAAAGGAGATTCTTCAATCACCGTGTTTGATTCCTCTGCAGGCAAACTGCCGCAAAATTCTGACGGTGATGCAAAATCAGATGAGACTGACAAAAATCGAGATGGCACTGAGGCAACAGAGGAACATGCTTCTTCTGCAACCACCCGGGTCTCCACTGTAGAATCTACCACTGCCTCTACTAAAGTCCAGGAAACAACAACCCCAATTACAGAATTCACACAGGCCGACTTAGATCTCCTAGACGCCGATGGCAAGGGACAAGGACCTCAGATCAGTAGCGAAGAAGACGAGGATGGTGAAGATGATGTTGATGACGAAAGCATAGATCCTGAGGAGTCTGACGGTTTATTATACGGAAATGCCGACCCCAAAGACCAAACGGAGAACGGGCGGCGGCAGCAGGCTGGGGAGATGGAGGCGCCCCGATATAAGGGAGTGGACAGCTACAACACAGAGGACGAGGACTCCCACTTCTTCTTTCACCTGGtcatcctggccttcctggtGGCCATCGGCTACATCGCCTACCACAACAAGAGGAAG atcttcCATCTCGCACATAACCGACGCTGGAAGGACAGTTTATGTTCCCGCAACACCGTGGAGTATCGCCGCCTGGACCAGAACGTCAACGAGGCCATGCCGTCCCTCAAGATGACCCGAGACTACATTTTTTGA
- the c17h5orf15 gene encoding keratinocyte-associated transmembrane protein 2 isoform X18, whose amino-acid sequence MATCGNMGRSRRNICAFSVAIFVLMLSSGCLSAPVEEPQKDLGQASQGPNLTREPAKQSPAAAADPKATETEPKATETEPKATETEPKATETEPKATETEPKATETEPKATETEPEVTGTETKPEVTETEPEVTETEPEATETEPKESTTNPKDPTTAEVEAPKADQKTGTEVKSTSTHKGDSSITVFDSSAGKLPQNSDGDAKSDETDKNRDGTEATEEHASSATTRVSTVESTTASTKVQETTTPITEFTQADLDLLDADGKGQGPQISSEEDEDGEDDVDDESIDPEESDGLLYGNADPKDQTENGRRQQAGEMEAPRYKGVDSYNTEDEDSHFFFHLVILAFLVAIGYIAYHNKRKIFHLAHNRRWKDSLCSRNTVEYRRLDQNVNEAMPSLKMTRDYIF is encoded by the exons AGCCACAGAAAGATCTGGGACAAGCATCTCAGGGTCCTAATTTGACCAGAGAACCAGCTAAACAGAGCCCAGCAGCTGCAGCCGATCCCAAGGCCACGGAGACGGAGCCCAAGGCCACGGAGACGGAGCCCAAGGCCACGGAGACGGAGCCCAAGGCCACGGAGACGGAGCCCAAGGCCACGGAGACGGAGCCCAAGGCCACGGAGACGGAGCCCAAGGCCACGGAGACGGAGCCCGAGGTCACGGGGACGGAGACGAAGCCCGAG GTCACGGAGACGGAGCCCGAG GTCACGGAGACGGAGCCCGAGGCCACGGAGACAGAGCCCAAGGAGTCTACAACAAATCCTAAGGACCCCACAACAGCAGAAGTAGAAGCTCCTAAAGCGGACCAGAAAACAGGCACAGAAGTAAAATCAACTTCCACGCATAAAGGAGATTCTTCAATCACCGTGTTTGATTCCTCTGCAGGCAAACTGCCGCAAAATTCTGACGGTGATGCAAAATCAGATGAGACTGACAAAAATCGAGATGGCACTGAGGCAACAGAGGAACATGCTTCTTCTGCAACCACCCGGGTCTCCACTGTAGAATCTACCACTGCCTCTACTAAAGTCCAGGAAACAACAACCCCAATTACAGAATTCACACAGGCCGACTTAGATCTCCTAGACGCCGATGGCAAGGGACAAGGACCTCAGATCAGTAGCGAAGAAGACGAGGATGGTGAAGATGATGTTGATGACGAAAGCATAGATCCTGAGGAGTCTGACGGTTTATTATACGGAAATGCCGACCCCAAAGACCAAACGGAGAACGGGCGGCGGCAGCAGGCTGGGGAGATGGAGGCGCCCCGATATAAGGGAGTGGACAGCTACAACACAGAGGACGAGGACTCCCACTTCTTCTTTCACCTGGtcatcctggccttcctggtGGCCATCGGCTACATCGCCTACCACAACAAGAGGAAG atcttcCATCTCGCACATAACCGACGCTGGAAGGACAGTTTATGTTCCCGCAACACCGTGGAGTATCGCCGCCTGGACCAGAACGTCAACGAGGCCATGCCGTCCCTCAAGATGACCCGAGACTACATTTTTTGA
- the c17h5orf15 gene encoding keratinocyte-associated transmembrane protein 2 isoform X10 produces MATCGNMGRSRRNICAFSVAIFVLMLSSGCLSAPVEEPQKDLGQASQGPNLTREPAKQSPAAAADPKATETEPKATETEPKATETEPKATETEPKATETEPKATETEPKATETEPEVTGTETKPEVTGTETKPEVTETEPEATETEPKATDPKPEVTETEPEATETEPKESTTNPKDPTTAEVEAPKADQKTGTEVKSTSTHKGDSSITVFDSSAGKLPQNSDGDAKSDETDKNRDGTEATEEHASSATTRVSTVESTTASTKVQETTTPITEFTQADLDLLDADGKGQGPQISSEEDEDGEDDVDDESIDPEESDGLLYGNADPKDQTENGRRQQAGEMEAPRYKGVDSYNTEDEDSHFFFHLVILAFLVAIGYIAYHNKRKIFHLAHNRRWKDSLCSRNTVEYRRLDQNVNEAMPSLKMTRDYIF; encoded by the exons AGCCACAGAAAGATCTGGGACAAGCATCTCAGGGTCCTAATTTGACCAGAGAACCAGCTAAACAGAGCCCAGCAGCTGCAGCCGATCCCAAGGCCACGGAGACGGAGCCCAAGGCCACGGAGACGGAGCCCAAGGCCACGGAGACGGAGCCCAAGGCCACGGAGACGGAGCCCAAGGCCACGGAGACGGAGCCCAAGGCCACGGAGACGGAGCCCAAGGCCACGGAGACGGAGCCCGAGGTCACGGGGACGGAGACGAAGCCCGAGGTCACGGGGACGGAGACGAAGCCCGAG GTCACGGAGACGGAGCCCGAGGCCACGGAGACGGAGCCCAAGGCCACGGACCCCAAGCCCGAGGTCACGGAGACGGAGCCCGAGGCCACGGAGACAGAGCCCAAGGAGTCTACAACAAATCCTAAGGACCCCACAACAGCAGAAGTAGAAGCTCCTAAAGCGGACCAGAAAACAGGCACAGAAGTAAAATCAACTTCCACGCATAAAGGAGATTCTTCAATCACCGTGTTTGATTCCTCTGCAGGCAAACTGCCGCAAAATTCTGACGGTGATGCAAAATCAGATGAGACTGACAAAAATCGAGATGGCACTGAGGCAACAGAGGAACATGCTTCTTCTGCAACCACCCGGGTCTCCACTGTAGAATCTACCACTGCCTCTACTAAAGTCCAGGAAACAACAACCCCAATTACAGAATTCACACAGGCCGACTTAGATCTCCTAGACGCCGATGGCAAGGGACAAGGACCTCAGATCAGTAGCGAAGAAGACGAGGATGGTGAAGATGATGTTGATGACGAAAGCATAGATCCTGAGGAGTCTGACGGTTTATTATACGGAAATGCCGACCCCAAAGACCAAACGGAGAACGGGCGGCGGCAGCAGGCTGGGGAGATGGAGGCGCCCCGATATAAGGGAGTGGACAGCTACAACACAGAGGACGAGGACTCCCACTTCTTCTTTCACCTGGtcatcctggccttcctggtGGCCATCGGCTACATCGCCTACCACAACAAGAGGAAG atcttcCATCTCGCACATAACCGACGCTGGAAGGACAGTTTATGTTCCCGCAACACCGTGGAGTATCGCCGCCTGGACCAGAACGTCAACGAGGCCATGCCGTCCCTCAAGATGACCCGAGACTACATTTTTTGA
- the c17h5orf15 gene encoding keratinocyte-associated transmembrane protein 2 isoform X19 has product MATCGNMGRSRRNICAFSVAIFVLMLSSGCLSAPVEEPQKDLGQASQGPNLTREPAKQSPAAAADPKATETEPKATETEPKATETEPKATETEPKATETEPKATETEPKATETEPEATETEPKATDPKPEVTETEPEATETEPKESTTNPKDPTTAEVEAPKADQKTGTEVKSTSTHKGDSSITVFDSSAGKLPQNSDGDAKSDETDKNRDGTEATEEHASSATTRVSTVESTTASTKVQETTTPITEFTQADLDLLDADGKGQGPQISSEEDEDGEDDVDDESIDPEESDGLLYGNADPKDQTENGRRQQAGEMEAPRYKGVDSYNTEDEDSHFFFHLVILAFLVAIGYIAYHNKRKIFHLAHNRRWKDSLCSRNTVEYRRLDQNVNEAMPSLKMTRDYIF; this is encoded by the exons AGCCACAGAAAGATCTGGGACAAGCATCTCAGGGTCCTAATTTGACCAGAGAACCAGCTAAACAGAGCCCAGCAGCTGCAGCCGATCCCAAGGCCACGGAGACGGAGCCCAAGGCCACGGAGACGGAGCCCAAGGCCACGGAGACGGAGCCCAAGGCCACGGAGACGGAGCCCAAGGCCACGGAGACGGAGCCCAAGGCCACGGAGACGGAGCCCAAGGCCACGGAGACGGAGCCCGAG GCCACGGAGACGGAGCCCAAGGCCACGGACCCCAAGCCCGAGGTCACGGAGACGGAGCCCGAGGCCACGGAGACAGAGCCCAAGGAGTCTACAACAAATCCTAAGGACCCCACAACAGCAGAAGTAGAAGCTCCTAAAGCGGACCAGAAAACAGGCACAGAAGTAAAATCAACTTCCACGCATAAAGGAGATTCTTCAATCACCGTGTTTGATTCCTCTGCAGGCAAACTGCCGCAAAATTCTGACGGTGATGCAAAATCAGATGAGACTGACAAAAATCGAGATGGCACTGAGGCAACAGAGGAACATGCTTCTTCTGCAACCACCCGGGTCTCCACTGTAGAATCTACCACTGCCTCTACTAAAGTCCAGGAAACAACAACCCCAATTACAGAATTCACACAGGCCGACTTAGATCTCCTAGACGCCGATGGCAAGGGACAAGGACCTCAGATCAGTAGCGAAGAAGACGAGGATGGTGAAGATGATGTTGATGACGAAAGCATAGATCCTGAGGAGTCTGACGGTTTATTATACGGAAATGCCGACCCCAAAGACCAAACGGAGAACGGGCGGCGGCAGCAGGCTGGGGAGATGGAGGCGCCCCGATATAAGGGAGTGGACAGCTACAACACAGAGGACGAGGACTCCCACTTCTTCTTTCACCTGGtcatcctggccttcctggtGGCCATCGGCTACATCGCCTACCACAACAAGAGGAAG atcttcCATCTCGCACATAACCGACGCTGGAAGGACAGTTTATGTTCCCGCAACACCGTGGAGTATCGCCGCCTGGACCAGAACGTCAACGAGGCCATGCCGTCCCTCAAGATGACCCGAGACTACATTTTTTGA
- the c17h5orf15 gene encoding keratinocyte-associated transmembrane protein 2 isoform X21, with translation MATCGNMGRSRRNICAFSVAIFVLMLSSGCLSAPVEEPQKDLGQASQGPNLTREPAKQSPAAAADPKATETEPKATETEPKATETEPKATETEPKATETEPKATETEPKATETEPEATDPKPEVTETEPEATETEPKESTTNPKDPTTAEVEAPKADQKTGTEVKSTSTHKGDSSITVFDSSAGKLPQNSDGDAKSDETDKNRDGTEATEEHASSATTRVSTVESTTASTKVQETTTPITEFTQADLDLLDADGKGQGPQISSEEDEDGEDDVDDESIDPEESDGLLYGNADPKDQTENGRRQQAGEMEAPRYKGVDSYNTEDEDSHFFFHLVILAFLVAIGYIAYHNKRKIFHLAHNRRWKDSLCSRNTVEYRRLDQNVNEAMPSLKMTRDYIF, from the exons AGCCACAGAAAGATCTGGGACAAGCATCTCAGGGTCCTAATTTGACCAGAGAACCAGCTAAACAGAGCCCAGCAGCTGCAGCCGATCCCAAGGCCACGGAGACGGAGCCCAAGGCCACGGAGACGGAGCCCAAGGCCACGGAGACGGAGCCCAAGGCCACGGAGACGGAGCCCAAGGCCACGGAGACGGAGCCCAAGGCCACGGAGACGGAGCCCAAGGCCACGGAGACGGAGCCCGAG GCCACGGACCCCAAGCCCGAGGTCACGGAGACGGAGCCCGAGGCCACGGAGACAGAGCCCAAGGAGTCTACAACAAATCCTAAGGACCCCACAACAGCAGAAGTAGAAGCTCCTAAAGCGGACCAGAAAACAGGCACAGAAGTAAAATCAACTTCCACGCATAAAGGAGATTCTTCAATCACCGTGTTTGATTCCTCTGCAGGCAAACTGCCGCAAAATTCTGACGGTGATGCAAAATCAGATGAGACTGACAAAAATCGAGATGGCACTGAGGCAACAGAGGAACATGCTTCTTCTGCAACCACCCGGGTCTCCACTGTAGAATCTACCACTGCCTCTACTAAAGTCCAGGAAACAACAACCCCAATTACAGAATTCACACAGGCCGACTTAGATCTCCTAGACGCCGATGGCAAGGGACAAGGACCTCAGATCAGTAGCGAAGAAGACGAGGATGGTGAAGATGATGTTGATGACGAAAGCATAGATCCTGAGGAGTCTGACGGTTTATTATACGGAAATGCCGACCCCAAAGACCAAACGGAGAACGGGCGGCGGCAGCAGGCTGGGGAGATGGAGGCGCCCCGATATAAGGGAGTGGACAGCTACAACACAGAGGACGAGGACTCCCACTTCTTCTTTCACCTGGtcatcctggccttcctggtGGCCATCGGCTACATCGCCTACCACAACAAGAGGAAG atcttcCATCTCGCACATAACCGACGCTGGAAGGACAGTTTATGTTCCCGCAACACCGTGGAGTATCGCCGCCTGGACCAGAACGTCAACGAGGCCATGCCGTCCCTCAAGATGACCCGAGACTACATTTTTTGA
- the c17h5orf15 gene encoding keratinocyte-associated transmembrane protein 2 isoform X14: protein MATCGNMGRSRRNICAFSVAIFVLMLSSGCLSAPVEEPQKDLGQASQGPNLTREPAKQSPAAAADPKATETEPKATETEPKATETEPKATETEPKATETEPKATETEPKATETEPEVTGTETKPEVTGTETKPEVTETEPEVTETEPEATETEPKESTTNPKDPTTAEVEAPKADQKTGTEVKSTSTHKGDSSITVFDSSAGKLPQNSDGDAKSDETDKNRDGTEATEEHASSATTRVSTVESTTASTKVQETTTPITEFTQADLDLLDADGKGQGPQISSEEDEDGEDDVDDESIDPEESDGLLYGNADPKDQTENGRRQQAGEMEAPRYKGVDSYNTEDEDSHFFFHLVILAFLVAIGYIAYHNKRKIFHLAHNRRWKDSLCSRNTVEYRRLDQNVNEAMPSLKMTRDYIF from the exons AGCCACAGAAAGATCTGGGACAAGCATCTCAGGGTCCTAATTTGACCAGAGAACCAGCTAAACAGAGCCCAGCAGCTGCAGCCGATCCCAAGGCCACGGAGACGGAGCCCAAGGCCACGGAGACGGAGCCCAAGGCCACGGAGACGGAGCCCAAGGCCACGGAGACGGAGCCCAAGGCCACGGAGACGGAGCCCAAGGCCACGGAGACGGAGCCCAAGGCCACGGAGACGGAGCCCGAGGTCACGGGGACGGAGACGAAGCCCGAGGTCACGGGGACGGAGACGAAGCCCGAG GTCACGGAGACGGAGCCCGAG GTCACGGAGACGGAGCCCGAGGCCACGGAGACAGAGCCCAAGGAGTCTACAACAAATCCTAAGGACCCCACAACAGCAGAAGTAGAAGCTCCTAAAGCGGACCAGAAAACAGGCACAGAAGTAAAATCAACTTCCACGCATAAAGGAGATTCTTCAATCACCGTGTTTGATTCCTCTGCAGGCAAACTGCCGCAAAATTCTGACGGTGATGCAAAATCAGATGAGACTGACAAAAATCGAGATGGCACTGAGGCAACAGAGGAACATGCTTCTTCTGCAACCACCCGGGTCTCCACTGTAGAATCTACCACTGCCTCTACTAAAGTCCAGGAAACAACAACCCCAATTACAGAATTCACACAGGCCGACTTAGATCTCCTAGACGCCGATGGCAAGGGACAAGGACCTCAGATCAGTAGCGAAGAAGACGAGGATGGTGAAGATGATGTTGATGACGAAAGCATAGATCCTGAGGAGTCTGACGGTTTATTATACGGAAATGCCGACCCCAAAGACCAAACGGAGAACGGGCGGCGGCAGCAGGCTGGGGAGATGGAGGCGCCCCGATATAAGGGAGTGGACAGCTACAACACAGAGGACGAGGACTCCCACTTCTTCTTTCACCTGGtcatcctggccttcctggtGGCCATCGGCTACATCGCCTACCACAACAAGAGGAAG atcttcCATCTCGCACATAACCGACGCTGGAAGGACAGTTTATGTTCCCGCAACACCGTGGAGTATCGCCGCCTGGACCAGAACGTCAACGAGGCCATGCCGTCCCTCAAGATGACCCGAGACTACATTTTTTGA
- the c17h5orf15 gene encoding keratinocyte-associated transmembrane protein 2 isoform X13 → MATCGNMGRSRRNICAFSVAIFVLMLSSGCLSAPVEEPQKDLGQASQGPNLTREPAKQSPAAAADPKATETEPKATETEPKATETEPKATETEPKATETEPKATETEPKATETEPEVTGTETKPEVTGTETKPEVTGTETKPEVTETEPEATETEPKESTTNPKDPTTAEVEAPKADQKTGTEVKSTSTHKGDSSITVFDSSAGKLPQNSDGDAKSDETDKNRDGTEATEEHASSATTRVSTVESTTASTKVQETTTPITEFTQADLDLLDADGKGQGPQISSEEDEDGEDDVDDESIDPEESDGLLYGNADPKDQTENGRRQQAGEMEAPRYKGVDSYNTEDEDSHFFFHLVILAFLVAIGYIAYHNKRKIFHLAHNRRWKDSLCSRNTVEYRRLDQNVNEAMPSLKMTRDYIF, encoded by the exons AGCCACAGAAAGATCTGGGACAAGCATCTCAGGGTCCTAATTTGACCAGAGAACCAGCTAAACAGAGCCCAGCAGCTGCAGCCGATCCCAAGGCCACGGAGACGGAGCCCAAGGCCACGGAGACGGAGCCCAAGGCCACGGAGACGGAGCCCAAGGCCACGGAGACGGAGCCCAAGGCCACGGAGACGGAGCCCAAGGCCACGGAGACGGAGCCCAAGGCCACGGAGACGGAGCCCGAGGTCACGGGGACGGAGACGAAGCCCGAGGTCACGGGGACGGAGACGAAGCCCGAGGTCACGGGGACGGAGACGAAGCCCGAG GTCACGGAGACGGAGCCCGAGGCCACGGAGACAGAGCCCAAGGAGTCTACAACAAATCCTAAGGACCCCACAACAGCAGAAGTAGAAGCTCCTAAAGCGGACCAGAAAACAGGCACAGAAGTAAAATCAACTTCCACGCATAAAGGAGATTCTTCAATCACCGTGTTTGATTCCTCTGCAGGCAAACTGCCGCAAAATTCTGACGGTGATGCAAAATCAGATGAGACTGACAAAAATCGAGATGGCACTGAGGCAACAGAGGAACATGCTTCTTCTGCAACCACCCGGGTCTCCACTGTAGAATCTACCACTGCCTCTACTAAAGTCCAGGAAACAACAACCCCAATTACAGAATTCACACAGGCCGACTTAGATCTCCTAGACGCCGATGGCAAGGGACAAGGACCTCAGATCAGTAGCGAAGAAGACGAGGATGGTGAAGATGATGTTGATGACGAAAGCATAGATCCTGAGGAGTCTGACGGTTTATTATACGGAAATGCCGACCCCAAAGACCAAACGGAGAACGGGCGGCGGCAGCAGGCTGGGGAGATGGAGGCGCCCCGATATAAGGGAGTGGACAGCTACAACACAGAGGACGAGGACTCCCACTTCTTCTTTCACCTGGtcatcctggccttcctggtGGCCATCGGCTACATCGCCTACCACAACAAGAGGAAG atcttcCATCTCGCACATAACCGACGCTGGAAGGACAGTTTATGTTCCCGCAACACCGTGGAGTATCGCCGCCTGGACCAGAACGTCAACGAGGCCATGCCGTCCCTCAAGATGACCCGAGACTACATTTTTTGA
- the c17h5orf15 gene encoding keratinocyte-associated transmembrane protein 2 isoform X7 produces the protein MATCGNMGRSRRNICAFSVAIFVLMLSSGCLSAPVEEPQKDLGQASQGPNLTREPAKQSPAAAADPKATETEPKATETEPKATETEPKATETEPKATETEPKATETEPKATETEPEVTGTETKPEVTGTETKPEVTGTETKPEVTETEPEATETEPKATDPKPEVTETEPEATETEPKESTTNPKDPTTAEVEAPKADQKTGTEVKSTSTHKGDSSITVFDSSAGKLPQNSDGDAKSDETDKNRDGTEATEEHASSATTRVSTVESTTASTKVQETTTPITEFTQADLDLLDADGKGQGPQISSEEDEDGEDDVDDESIDPEESDGLLYGNADPKDQTENGRRQQAGEMEAPRYKGVDSYNTEDEDSHFFFHLVILAFLVAIGYIAYHNKRKIFHLAHNRRWKDSLCSRNTVEYRRLDQNVNEAMPSLKMTRDYIF, from the exons AGCCACAGAAAGATCTGGGACAAGCATCTCAGGGTCCTAATTTGACCAGAGAACCAGCTAAACAGAGCCCAGCAGCTGCAGCCGATCCCAAGGCCACGGAGACGGAGCCCAAGGCCACGGAGACGGAGCCCAAGGCCACGGAGACGGAGCCCAAGGCCACGGAGACGGAGCCCAAGGCCACGGAGACGGAGCCCAAGGCCACGGAGACGGAGCCCAAGGCCACGGAGACGGAGCCCGAGGTCACGGGGACGGAGACGAAGCCCGAGGTCACGGGGACGGAGACGAAGCCCGAGGTCACGGGGACGGAGACGAAGCCCGAG GTCACGGAGACGGAGCCCGAGGCCACGGAGACGGAGCCCAAGGCCACGGACCCCAAGCCCGAGGTCACGGAGACGGAGCCCGAGGCCACGGAGACAGAGCCCAAGGAGTCTACAACAAATCCTAAGGACCCCACAACAGCAGAAGTAGAAGCTCCTAAAGCGGACCAGAAAACAGGCACAGAAGTAAAATCAACTTCCACGCATAAAGGAGATTCTTCAATCACCGTGTTTGATTCCTCTGCAGGCAAACTGCCGCAAAATTCTGACGGTGATGCAAAATCAGATGAGACTGACAAAAATCGAGATGGCACTGAGGCAACAGAGGAACATGCTTCTTCTGCAACCACCCGGGTCTCCACTGTAGAATCTACCACTGCCTCTACTAAAGTCCAGGAAACAACAACCCCAATTACAGAATTCACACAGGCCGACTTAGATCTCCTAGACGCCGATGGCAAGGGACAAGGACCTCAGATCAGTAGCGAAGAAGACGAGGATGGTGAAGATGATGTTGATGACGAAAGCATAGATCCTGAGGAGTCTGACGGTTTATTATACGGAAATGCCGACCCCAAAGACCAAACGGAGAACGGGCGGCGGCAGCAGGCTGGGGAGATGGAGGCGCCCCGATATAAGGGAGTGGACAGCTACAACACAGAGGACGAGGACTCCCACTTCTTCTTTCACCTGGtcatcctggccttcctggtGGCCATCGGCTACATCGCCTACCACAACAAGAGGAAG atcttcCATCTCGCACATAACCGACGCTGGAAGGACAGTTTATGTTCCCGCAACACCGTGGAGTATCGCCGCCTGGACCAGAACGTCAACGAGGCCATGCCGTCCCTCAAGATGACCCGAGACTACATTTTTTGA